The sequence TCCGAAAATAGAAGTGCTGCTTCGTACTGCCCATACACCATAGGTCCGTTTCCTTTCCATTTCGCATCCCTCCTTATCGTTCCTGCTGTTTGGAAGTTTGTTGCTTTTTTACTGGGTCTGCCGGTTTTGTTGCCTTTAGCTGCTGACGGAGAGAATTCTTATGCTCCGGTTCGGAATCTGTGATGTTGACATATTCGCCAATGATACAGAGCGCTTCTCCATAACTGCCGGAAGCAAATACCCGGTCAGACATTTCTTTTGCCTGTTCTTTTAGACCATGCTCCCGCAAAGTACGGGAAGCAATACCAAGCAGATTAAAAATGTTCCCATCTGCTCCGATCAGAGGGCAGTCCGGTTTATCTGCCAATGGTTCCGGTGTTTCTATAAATCCGCCTAAATAATTCGGCACAAAGTCCGACAGCCATGTGCCGCCATAGACTTCATGGGTCTGTAAACGCCACAGGGCAAGTTTCCCTATATCCAGTTTCACATCATCAAAAGGGTAAAGCAGACAGGTCAGTTCTCCGTGCTGAAAAGCAAACACATTTTCAAACTGGCTGCCATCTTTCAATATGCCTGCATTTGTCAGCATTTCGTTGATCCCGTCCACCCATTCTGTCAGATCTCCGCCGCAGCCCTGTAAAATCAGTCCTTCCTTATCCGGCATACGGCGAAGATCCTCTGCAGTAATCGTGTTGATATTCAAAAAATCGCCTCCTATCGTTTTTGTTAAAATATAAGTTTTGTCCGCAACTTAACCTCATTTCAAAGCACCGGAGTATTCTTATACAGCTCCCTTAAAAACAGATGCGAATAGCCATTGAAAATCAAGGACTTTTGGGGCTAAGTTGCGGACATATCATGGTTGGTTTTGCCGCTGCCGGCGTTTGCGTTTCCGCTCGGATTTCCGTCTTGCATAGACCCGGCAGGCATCGGAGCAATATGCCTGGCTGGTTATAGGAAGATATGATTTTCCACACACAGAGCATATTTTCTGTCTCATGGAGGTGTCCTCGCCGGTAATGGCTGATTCCAGTGCTGCATCCACCGGCAACACCGCTTTTTCAAAGTACCGGCAATAAGCACCGGTCCACCATTTATTCAGCATGTAGCAAGGGCTGTCCAGGGGAAGGCAGATCTTATCCTGAGAGTCATAGTTGGCGCAAAGCTCTGTAACCAGCTTTCGGATTGCAGACTGCTCCGAGCGTTTTAATTCCCTCTCTGCCATAATGCCTACCTTTCCGGGTCACTGCTTTGTCTGCCGCCGGAAATTCCGGTTGCATCAGTAACATTCCTGGACTGTGAAAGGGCATCGGCGATAGAGTTCCGCTTTTTCTGTTTTGGTTCATGGTAAATAAAAAGTTCGTTTTTTCC comes from Coprococcus phoceensis and encodes:
- a CDS encoding cysteine-rich VLP protein; this encodes MAERELKRSEQSAIRKLVTELCANYDSQDKICLPLDSPCYMLNKWWTGAYCRYFEKAVLPVDAALESAITGEDTSMRQKICSVCGKSYLPITSQAYCSDACRVYARRKSERKRKRRQRQNQP